In a genomic window of Meleagris gallopavo isolate NT-WF06-2002-E0010 breed Aviagen turkey brand Nicholas breeding stock chromosome 1, Turkey_5.1, whole genome shotgun sequence:
- the USPL1 gene encoding SUMO-specific isopeptidase USPL1: MDTQKTTNGLRVIGQGTGIGKSTLHMVGYLGKSHAPVKKTSPDSCPVCKEKGQVQVLRTYRINFQESIYLCENPQCIYPLGYKPFNSIIISTDSENLQVPSNDKKRKLCDTSDLSPIKSNPKLARTNNVVNVEQTVNTDPVVKNCGDSLGIPQSSVCDVLENGQQKSNNEKSINQKVDFETTSNTNGHQESPPKNFSSRTQLLPNSTHSSTATEVLLRDNNCSTSNTDLCLQWRNKYNLCWLDCVLSALVHLEALKFALVEDDEKCLLQRLLTKYNQATVLLNTCKRSKVKDVLPKAELLLNEIRNQIFIQLQPQLRCELGKEESPVFALPLLLKQDQQAEKLFLHSFSWKFECMCCGYKYLDRCRKTLTTFTNIIPDWHPLNAVHVAPCNNCSDRSQRRQMILEKVPSVLMFHFLEGLPHNNLKSYSFQLEEGIYQITSVIQYEMRKKHFITWSLTPDGTWLECDDLKGPYCRRHNRFEVPPTEIHIVIWEKKASHLSEEQNSQHQSKNIEDSTINNVQLNSTVLDHGFDNAVDNILAEDHKEDSVRIPDEKQQRVAEGESSAHCGSENLARDDLVSQILEETLLDSEGKSMLNRKMMENNLVEMSSWETQKSAFSPNASYTGELIGTDVPMNDKNTLSENSSICLSLQELNPACITPPVPKKHDPNLSDSLFAQSTDGKANLLNGERGLSSGQQINCKLPPVENIVEKSPDLKGASKIAVHSQVTTSSADNNSFQSSDKDQKRGFVGSWVKKLLSKNTSFLPSSALMPKNERSCKTPSVQKLSDTWLPVKGASNFGGFQGRGERKTSQPLTSVLPRSNNAHYLSKFKGFSQGTCLPQNHSAMEDPTWNKSGNTLGSSGKTTQVHPPSYNSVKAEESNSDKTRKLRLKLLKKLNAKKKKLASLDRLAVEQAKRGKPVARDVSAPSQTESHNDSELLQNFLRELQYHIDAADNSSEFSVNSGCSSHNSNDEILAELLSPTSTVASSEVPKSEDECMYMEMVNSSSAAPAEPAEKTSVSHAAMTSEDHSYYSPEKGSNYEHTMSKSSVKKIGFESPTRDDILEDLFSISAPTTMAGDIDVPHFDETLFETW; encoded by the exons ATGGATACCCAGAAGACTACAAATGGTTTGCGCGTGATTGGACAAGGGACTGGTATAGGGAAATCGACACTCCACATGGTGGGGTATTTGGGAAAA agcCATGCTCCCGTGAAAAAAACTTCACCTGACTCTTGTCCAGTCTGCAAAGAGAAAGGCCAGGTTCAAGTTTTACGGACTTACCGCATCAATTTTCAAGAGTCCATTTATCTTTGTGAAAACCCTCAG tgTATCTACCCACTTGGTTACAAACCATTTAACAGCATAATTATTTCTACTGATTCAGAAAATCTGCAAGTTCCATCTAAtgataagaaaaggaaattgtgtGATACCAGTGACCTTTCTCCTATCAAATCAAATCCAAAACTGGCAAGAACTAATAATGTGGTAAATGTTGAGCAGACTGTTAATACAGATCCTGTTGTCAAAAACTGTGGAGATAGCTTAGGTATCCCTCAGTCAAGTGTATGTGACGTGTTAGAAAATGGCCAACAAAAATCTAATAATGAGAAATCCATCAATCAGAAGGTGGATTTTGAAACAACCTCCAACACCAATGGTCATCAAGAAAGTCCGCCTAAGAATTTTAGCTCCAGAACACAACTCTTGCCAAACTCTACTCACAGCTCAACAGCAACTGAAGTTTTGCTCAGAGACAATAACTGTTCCACAAGTAACACAGATTTATGTCTTCAGTGGAGAAACAAGTATAATCTTTGTTGGTTAGATTGTGTTTTGTCTGCATTGGTACACTTAGAAGCATTAAAATTTGCTCTAGTAGAAGATGATGAAAAATGTTTACTCCAAAGACTCTTGACAAAATATAATCAAGCAACTGTTCTGCTGAATACCTGTAAAAGGAGTAAAGTAAAAG atgTTCTTCCTAAAGCAGAATTGCTTCTCAATGAAATAAGAAACCAAATTTTTATACAGCTTCAGCCACAGCTTAGGTGTGAATTAG GTAAGGAGGAAAGTCCAGTGTTCGCACTCCCTCTCCTCTTGAAACAGGATCAGCAAGCTGAGAAACtctttttgcattcattttcatggAAGTTTGAATGCATGTGCTGTGGCTACAAATACCTGGACCG aTGTAGGAAAACACTAACAACGTTCACAAATATAATCCCTGATTGGCATCCACTTAATGCTGTTCATGTTGCTCCGTGCAATAACTGCAGTGATAGATCTCAAAGAAGACAGATGATTTTGGAAAA AGTACCCTCAGTATTAATGTTCCATTTCCTAGAAGGCTTGCCACATAACAACCTGAAGAGTTACTCATTTCAGCTTGAAGAAGGCATCTACCAAATAACATCTGTTATTCAGTATGAAATGCGTAAGAAGCACTTCATAACCTGGTCATTGACTCCTGATG gaacTTGGCTTGAATGTGATGATTTAAAGGGTCCATACTGCAGGAGACACAACAGATTTGAAGTTCCTCCGACAGAGATTCATATTGTCatctgggaaaagaaagcatcCCATTTgtcagaagaacagaattcacAGCATCAGAGTAAAAATATTGAAGATTCTACTATTAATAATGTGCAGTTGAATTCCACAGTGTTGGACCATGGTTTTGATAATGCTGTAGACAATATACTTGCGGAAGATCACAAAGAAGATTCTGTGAGAATTCCTGATGAGAAACAGCAGCGGGTAGCTGAGGGTGAAAGTAGTGCCCACTGTGGCTCGGAAAATCTTGCCCGTGATGATCTTGTAAGTCAGATTCTTGAAGAAACTCTACTTGACTCAGAGGGTAAATCAATGCTGAACAGAAAGATGATGGAAAATAACCTTGTTGAAATGAGCTCATGGGAAACGCAGAAATCAGCTTTTTCACCTAATGCTTCCTATACAGGGGAGCTCATTGGAACTGATGTACCTATGAATGATAAAAACACGCTGTCTGAAAATTCCAGCATTTGCTTATCTCTACAAGAGTTGAATCCAGCATGTATTACTCCTCCTGTACCCAAAAAACATGACCCCAACTTATCTGACTCATTATTTGCTCAAAGCACAGATGGTAAAGCTAACTTACTTAATGGAGAACGTGGTTTAAGTTCAGGACAACAGATAAACTGTAAATTGCCACCAGTAGAGAATATTGTAGAAAAATCACCTGACCTGAAAGGTGCAAGCAAAATTGCAGTTCATTCTCAGGTTACAACTTCTTCTGCTGATAATAATTCCTTTCAGTCTTCAGACAAAGACCAAAAAAGAGGATTTGTAGGAAGCTGGGTAAAAAAACTGTTAAGCAAGAATacttcttttctgccttcaagtgCCTTGATGCCCAAGAATGAGAGAAGCTGCAAAACTCCCTCAGTGCAGAAGTTAAGTGACACATGGTTGCCAGTTAAAGGAGCAAGTAACTTTGGTGGATTTCAAGGCAGAGGTGAACGCAAAACATCTCAGCCCCTAACATCAGTGCTTCCTCGAAGTAATAATGCTCATTATTTATCAAAGTTCAAAGGATTTTCTCAAGGTACTTGTCTTCCCCAGAATCATAGTGCTATGGAAGACCCAACTTGGAATAAGTCAGGCAATACTCTAGGTAGCTCTGGTAAAACAACTCAGGTCCATCCACCTAGCTATAATTCTGTGAAGGCAGAAGAGTCAAATAGTgacaaaacaagaaagcttCGCCTGAAACTGTTAAAAAAGCTTAATGCTAAAAAGAAGAAGTTGGCTTCACTAGACAGGCTAGCAGTGGAACAGGCGAAACGTGGAAAACCTGTTGCTAGGGATGTAAGTGCCCCTTCACAGACTGAATCTCATAATGATAGTGAATTACTGCAGAACTTTTTAAGGGAACTGCAGTATCACATTGATGCTGCAGATAATTCATCTGAATTCAGTGTGAACTCAGGATGCAGTAGCCATAATAGTAATGATGAAATACTGGCAGAACTACTGTCCCCTACTTCAACTGTTGCTTCCTCAGAGGTTCCAAAAAGTGAAGATGAGTGTATGTATATGGAAATGGTAAatagcagcagtgctgcaccagCGGAGCCTGCTGAGAAGACCAGCGTATCTCATGCAGCAATGACAAGTGAGGACCACAGTTATTACAGTCCTGAAAAGGGCAGTAATTATGAACATACGATGAGCAAATCCAGTGTGAAAAAAATCGGTTTTGAGAGTCCCACAAGGGATGATATCCTTGAAGACCTGTTCTCCATTTCAGCACCAACCACAATGGCAGGTGACATAGATGTACCTCATTTTGATGAGACGCTGTTTGAAACCTGGTGA